A region of Selenomonadales bacterium 4137-cl DNA encodes the following proteins:
- a CDS encoding DUF1858 domain-containing protein, with amino-acid sequence MVIDKSMSIVDVVQKYPKTVEVFRSYGMGCLGCAAARFENIEQGATAHGIDVEALIADLNKATSEGCGGGCCNCGS; translated from the coding sequence ATGGTCATTGACAAGAGCATGAGCATCGTAGATGTGGTTCAGAAATACCCGAAAACCGTGGAGGTTTTCCGCAGCTACGGTATGGGTTGCCTGGGCTGCGCCGCCGCCCGCTTCGAGAATATCGAACAGGGCGCGACCGCGCACGGCATCGACGTTGAGGCGCTGATCGCCGACCTGAACAAGGCGACGAGCGAGGGCTGCGGCGGCGGATGCTGCAACTGCGGCAGCTGA